Proteins encoded in a region of the Veillonella parvula genome:
- a CDS encoding restriction endonuclease subunit S: protein MYIKDIFHSNTGVSQYRLEESTSEDAVLYTLYGQNELYEDLTGVPGSMSDRKQIRTEYKGSTLKAGDLIFSTISGIATLVTSDHEGYLFTQNYVRMEPLNTPIDKKFMAYLINENSKIKRQFKQNLQGSQVVRYSLSLLKEIQLPKLPSIETQRIMGDIYFKQLRLRALKQRVADNTYRKAINMLQGVN from the coding sequence GTGTATATTAAAGATATATTTCATAGTAATACAGGGGTATCACAATATCGATTAGAGGAAAGCACTAGTGAAGATGCAGTGCTATATACCTTGTATGGACAGAACGAATTATATGAAGATTTAACTGGTGTACCTGGATCTATGAGTGATAGAAAACAAATTCGTACAGAATATAAAGGCTCTACTCTTAAAGCAGGAGATTTAATATTTAGTACAATATCTGGCATTGCTACCCTCGTTACCAGTGATCATGAAGGTTATCTTTTTACTCAAAACTATGTTCGGATGGAGCCGTTAAATACGCCTATTGATAAAAAGTTTATGGCTTATTTGATTAATGAGAATTCTAAAATTAAAAGGCAGTTCAAACAAAATTTACAAGGTAGTCAAGTTGTACGTTATAGTCTTAGCTTATTAAAAGAAATCCAGTTACCAAAATTACCATCTATTGAAACACAACGTATTATGGGGGATATTTATTTTAAACAATTACGACTAAGAGCATTAAAACAGCGTGTGGCAGATAATACATATCGAAAAGCAATTAATATGTTACAGGGAGTAAACTAA
- the rpmI gene encoding 50S ribosomal protein L35, whose product MPKIKTRRAAAKRFAVTGTGEFKRAKAFKSHILEKKSPARKRNLRKATLVAKADHKRVAKCLPYA is encoded by the coding sequence ATGCCAAAAATTAAAACTCGTCGCGCAGCGGCTAAACGTTTCGCAGTAACTGGTACTGGTGAATTCAAGCGTGCGAAAGCTTTCAAAAGCCACATTCTTGAGAAAAAATCTCCAGCTCGTAAACGTAATTTACGTAAAGCTACATTGGTTGCAAAAGCTGACCACAAACGCGTAGCTAAATGCTTACCATACGCTTAA
- the rplT gene encoding 50S ribosomal protein L20: MARVKKGVTAHARHKKILKLAKGYRGTRSRLFKKANETVMKALYYARRDRRAKKREFRQLWIARINAAARINGTTYSRFIAGLAKAGVEVNRKMLADLAVNDAAAFAKLVEVAKNA; encoded by the coding sequence ATGGCAAGAGTGAAAAAGGGCGTTACAGCTCATGCACGTCATAAAAAGATTTTAAAATTAGCTAAAGGTTACCGCGGTACACGTTCCCGTTTGTTCAAAAAAGCTAACGAAACAGTAATGAAAGCGTTGTACTACGCTCGTCGTGACCGTCGTGCGAAAAAACGCGAATTCCGTCAATTGTGGATCGCTCGTATCAACGCAGCGGCTCGCATCAACGGTACAACTTACAGTCGTTTCATCGCTGGTTTAGCTAAAGCAGGCGTTGAAGTAAACCGTAAAATGTTGGCTGACTTGGCAGTTAACGATGCAGCAGCATTCGCTAAACTTGTTGAAGTAGCTAAAAACGCTTAA
- the infC gene encoding translation initiation factor IF-3 has translation MNAISKDTPRINEEIRARELRVVGPENEQIGIMSGREALALAEEQHLDLVEIAPNAKPPVARIMNYGKYRYEQQKREKEAKKKQKIVTLKEVKLRPHIEDHDFYVKMKNASKFLAEGNKVKVTIMFRGRELSHPELGMAVLTRFAEELKETASIEKAAKLEGRNMTMILVSK, from the coding sequence GTGAACGCTATTAGCAAGGATACACCACGCATTAATGAAGAGATTCGTGCTCGTGAACTTCGTGTCGTAGGTCCTGAAAACGAACAAATCGGTATTATGTCTGGCCGTGAGGCGTTGGCATTGGCTGAAGAACAGCATCTTGATCTTGTGGAAATTGCACCTAACGCTAAACCACCAGTAGCTCGCATTATGAACTACGGTAAATATCGTTATGAACAACAAAAACGCGAGAAAGAAGCGAAAAAGAAACAAAAAATCGTAACTTTGAAAGAAGTCAAATTACGTCCACATATTGAAGACCATGACTTTTATGTAAAAATGAAAAACGCATCCAAATTCTTGGCTGAAGGTAACAAAGTAAAAGTAACCATTATGTTCCGCGGTCGTGAACTTTCACATCCAGAACTAGGCATGGCAGTGTTGACACGTTTTGCTGAAGAACTCAAAGAAACGGCGTCTATTGAAAAAGCAGCTAAATTAGAAGGTCGTAACATGACCATGATTTTAGTAAGTAAATAA
- a CDS encoding PdaC/SigV domain-containing protein codes for MGIFKKLCMTSMLGVMLTVPTYATVVTGSQSDVNLDLKYPLVYTDHAYAQRVINTDIANYVLEAKDMYYNQHIYQVSQNYKVTYEDSQVVSILLTTYYYYAGAAHGMYNTRGLVYNKVTGQRIPLYNYIKIANAAQLDNGLRSHVLSYYTGNHTKSYIPNGWSVKYVTDNYCLRGKGNIDLVYQPYELGPYAAGNTYIGFTPKAIEYFNRMNS; via the coding sequence ATGGGAATCTTTAAAAAGCTATGTATGACCTCTATGTTAGGTGTTATGTTAACTGTACCAACGTATGCAACTGTTGTTACAGGCAGTCAATCAGATGTAAATTTAGATTTAAAGTATCCTTTAGTTTATACAGATCATGCTTATGCTCAAAGAGTTATTAATACAGATATTGCAAATTATGTACTCGAAGCAAAGGATATGTATTACAACCAACATATTTATCAAGTTTCTCAAAACTATAAGGTTACCTATGAGGATAGTCAAGTTGTTTCAATCCTACTAACTACCTATTATTACTACGCCGGAGCTGCTCATGGTATGTATAATACAAGAGGTCTTGTATATAATAAAGTAACAGGTCAACGCATTCCATTATATAACTATATAAAAATTGCGAATGCAGCACAATTGGATAACGGCTTACGATCCCATGTATTAAGTTATTATACAGGTAATCATACAAAGAGCTATATTCCAAATGGATGGAGTGTAAAATATGTAACCGATAACTATTGCTTACGCGGTAAGGGGAACATTGATCTAGTTTACCAACCATATGAACTAGGACCGTACGCAGCTGGTAATACCTATATTGGTTTTACACCAAAAGCCATTGAATACTTTAACCGCATGAACTCCTAA
- a CDS encoding type I restriction endonuclease subunit R: MTELEFENKLIEQLSTGIVTNAAKSNQIGDTIDAYGNMKVYKSKLWKYEPTIKTTEALWENFRKILYQLNQNQLTQPLSDTEFKQVQKVINELYTPYQAGQFLYGINGVSQVEVDLDDGRHVFLTVFDQKQIGAGNTVYQVVSQVKREPQIAGRPERRFDTTLLINGLPIIQIEEKSVKHSVDEALNQMHQYIQEKQYSDIFSTVQILVAMTPNRIKYMANTTADLFNKDFAFEWQNPNDNKVVRNWTTFADMFLSIPMAHQMSTLFTILDGTKNKQMLKVMRPYQVYATKAVLNELKRADFDLPINKLGYVWHTTGSGKTITSFKTAWLASRMPNVDKVVFVVDRIALTKQTEANYKAYDPEGSIDIDGKQFDTIGGTENTSALKKKLNEKGYGIIVTSVQKLNTLINRKDFVVPKKNFVFIVDEAHRSTGGESFEDLQKVFKGAAWVGYTGTPMFDKVVGRKGTKTHEVFGKLLHAYTIREAIADKNVLGFKVDFETTIAEDKMKLEYLPKFYKDKYPDWNELDIERKIANLTDNDMDDMIEPSFYDNNEEHVKLVVEDIFKNWRNRSNDGAYNAMLTTHVGGNRPSTPMALLYFEEFDRVNQERKAQELPTLKVGITFSMSTNNSDNQLTTNDGLLRAMKHYNKMFGTSFGLDDVSGYTQDLTTRLNRTAQDGQYLDIVIVVDQLLTGFDAPQLNTLYVDRTLKDAMLIQAYSRTNRIADNQGKPWGRIVNYRWPAKNEEFMNRALSIYANKHSADVQETLVDTRALVDTGVLAKPFKEQFEEVKQVVDRLADMTDNFTEVPASEAKQEEMFNLMRTYSVGMSKLKQYDPDVVNGEDIGFDYDNPDELVTLLGMTPEQEEMLTTSLYNDLKERIAENHDVPVAQIELRMIHVKQISVNYDYLTELIEALMNAVHEKRMDAAADYREKINDFAMALDDRQYAKQINNAADAIYKGTYPPEGKTIQYPVKLTSLEVIEDVNTMIMKDDIFDFRLKWGIIDVISNDEILDLFSRHTAGKQDLDSTGRISKLKKDARAEYQAKAQDTDIVSLNKIKYGNELVAALYKFADSYVNER, encoded by the coding sequence ATGACAGAGCTAGAATTTGAAAATAAATTAATTGAGCAATTATCAACTGGGATTGTTACTAATGCAGCTAAGTCTAATCAAATAGGCGATACAATAGATGCTTATGGAAATATGAAGGTTTATAAAAGTAAACTCTGGAAGTATGAGCCAACCATAAAAACAACAGAGGCTCTTTGGGAGAATTTCCGTAAGATTTTATATCAATTGAATCAAAATCAATTGACACAACCATTAAGTGATACGGAATTTAAACAAGTTCAAAAGGTAATTAATGAACTATACACTCCATATCAAGCAGGACAGTTTCTATATGGTATTAATGGTGTATCCCAAGTAGAGGTCGATCTAGATGATGGTCGCCATGTATTTTTAACAGTATTTGATCAAAAGCAAATTGGGGCAGGTAATACTGTTTATCAAGTGGTTAGCCAAGTTAAGAGAGAACCACAAATTGCAGGTCGCCCAGAACGTCGTTTTGATACAACACTACTCATTAATGGCTTGCCAATTATTCAAATTGAAGAAAAATCTGTAAAACATTCTGTAGATGAAGCATTAAATCAAATGCATCAATATATTCAGGAAAAACAGTACAGTGATATTTTCTCAACCGTTCAAATTCTAGTCGCAATGACTCCTAATCGAATTAAATATATGGCGAATACTACGGCCGATTTGTTTAATAAAGATTTTGCTTTTGAATGGCAAAATCCTAATGATAACAAGGTTGTTCGCAATTGGACTACATTTGCAGATATGTTCCTTAGCATACCTATGGCACATCAAATGTCTACATTGTTTACTATTCTTGATGGGACTAAGAATAAACAGATGCTTAAGGTTATGCGTCCTTACCAAGTATATGCAACAAAAGCAGTTTTAAATGAATTAAAACGCGCTGATTTTGATTTGCCAATTAATAAATTAGGCTATGTTTGGCATACTACAGGATCTGGTAAAACGATTACTAGTTTTAAAACTGCATGGTTGGCGAGTCGCATGCCAAATGTAGACAAGGTTGTATTCGTAGTTGACCGTATAGCGTTAACGAAACAAACTGAAGCAAACTATAAGGCATATGACCCTGAAGGTTCTATTGATATTGATGGTAAACAATTTGATACCATTGGTGGAACAGAAAATACTTCGGCATTAAAGAAGAAATTAAATGAAAAAGGGTATGGCATCATTGTGACATCTGTACAAAAATTAAATACCCTCATTAATCGTAAAGACTTTGTAGTACCGAAGAAAAACTTTGTATTTATTGTCGATGAGGCACATAGGTCTACCGGTGGTGAAAGCTTTGAAGATTTACAAAAGGTATTCAAAGGTGCTGCTTGGGTTGGCTATACAGGAACCCCTATGTTTGATAAGGTGGTCGGTAGAAAAGGTACTAAAACACATGAAGTTTTTGGTAAGTTGTTGCATGCGTATACTATTCGGGAAGCCATTGCAGATAAAAATGTATTAGGTTTTAAAGTGGATTTCGAAACGACTATTGCGGAAGACAAAATGAAACTTGAATACCTACCAAAGTTCTATAAAGATAAATATCCTGATTGGAATGAGTTAGATATTGAACGAAAGATTGCTAACCTTACTGATAATGATATGGATGATATGATAGAACCAAGCTTCTATGATAATAATGAAGAGCACGTAAAATTGGTTGTAGAAGATATCTTTAAAAATTGGAGAAACCGGTCTAATGATGGTGCTTATAACGCAATGCTTACTACACATGTAGGTGGCAATAGACCTAGTACACCAATGGCCTTATTGTACTTTGAAGAATTTGATCGAGTGAACCAAGAACGTAAGGCGCAAGAGTTACCTACGTTAAAAGTTGGTATTACTTTCAGTATGAGTACTAATAATAGTGATAACCAATTAACTACAAATGATGGTCTATTACGTGCAATGAAACACTATAATAAGATGTTTGGTACTAGTTTTGGACTTGATGATGTATCTGGATACACTCAGGATTTAACCACACGTTTGAACCGTACAGCACAAGATGGGCAATATTTAGACATTGTTATTGTTGTGGATCAACTCTTGACTGGTTTTGATGCACCGCAGCTAAATACACTTTACGTAGACCGTACATTGAAGGATGCAATGCTAATCCAGGCTTATTCTAGAACAAATCGTATTGCCGATAATCAAGGTAAGCCGTGGGGCCGTATAGTCAATTACAGATGGCCAGCTAAGAACGAAGAGTTTATGAATAGAGCCTTAAGTATTTATGCTAATAAGCATTCCGCTGATGTACAAGAAACATTAGTTGATACAAGGGCTTTAGTTGATACTGGTGTTTTGGCAAAACCTTTCAAAGAACAATTTGAAGAGGTAAAACAAGTGGTAGACCGCCTTGCAGATATGACGGATAATTTTACAGAAGTTCCTGCTAGCGAAGCTAAGCAAGAGGAAATGTTTAATCTTATGCGTACATATAGCGTGGGAATGTCAAAGCTAAAACAATATGATCCGGATGTTGTTAATGGAGAAGACATCGGTTTTGACTATGATAATCCAGATGAACTTGTCACCTTGCTAGGAATGACACCTGAACAAGAAGAAATGTTAACGACATCTCTGTATAACGATTTGAAAGAGCGTATTGCTGAAAATCATGATGTACCGGTTGCTCAAATTGAACTACGCATGATACATGTAAAACAAATTAGTGTTAACTATGACTATCTCACTGAATTGATAGAAGCATTAATGAATGCTGTTCATGAAAAACGTATGGATGCAGCTGCAGATTATCGTGAAAAAATTAATGACTTTGCAATGGCTTTAGATGATCGCCAATATGCAAAACAAATTAATAATGCGGCTGATGCAATTTATAAAGGTACGTATCCTCCAGAAGGAAAGACTATTCAATATCCTGTAAAGTTAACTAGTTTGGAAGTCATTGAAGATGTAAATACTATGATTATGAAAGATGATATTTTTGATTTCCGCTTAAAATGGGGAATCATTGATGTTATCAGTAATGACGAAATATTAGATCTATTTTCTCGACATACGGCTGGCAAACAGGATTTGGATAGTACTGGTAGAATTAGTAAATTAAAAAAAGATGCACGTGCGGAATACCAAGCAAAAGCACAAGATACGGATATTGTAAGTCTTAATAAAATCAAATATGGTAATGAACTTGTGGCAGCTTTATATAAATTTGCAGATTCTTATGTTAATGAAAGGTAG